Proteins from a single region of Punica granatum isolate Tunisia-2019 chromosome 8, ASM765513v2, whole genome shotgun sequence:
- the LOC116189019 gene encoding spermidine synthase 1-like produces the protein MFAPKKKTRNPELRNQRKSFDLLTMAANVSSHYHVDLLVKEKRNLEEYENGDRHRQINNVISSPSSVLPPENGNGGIGLKLDINGGKGVTSNGGLSVSVPATPSLPPVISGWYADVSSLSPGEARFYEVEKVLFHGKSKYQELLVFQSKKHGKVAILDGSLQLTERDEFAYQEMLTHLPLCSIPHPKKVLLVGGGDGGILREISRHNSVEQIDICEIDEMIIDAYKKFFPDIAVGYKDPRVQVYIDNGIAFLKKIPEGTYDAIILDAFVEMGKHAVELADNDVLRSIAKALRPGGVVAIPSNNPWSIDSSMEAIILKCQNIFGGSVNYAWTTVPSYNNGTMGFLLCSTKGPKVDFKNPINPLNPNHFGVAEGPSKFYNSEIHAAAFCLPSFAKIATGSEVA, from the exons ATGTTcgcaccaaaaaaaaaaacaagaaatccCGAGTTAAGAAATCAAAGAAAGAGTTTCGATTTGTTGACAATGGCAGCGAATGTGAGCAGCCACTACCATGTGGATTTGCTggtgaaggagaagaggaattTGGAAGAATATGAAAATGGCGATCGTCATCGGCAGATAAATAATGTCAtctcatcaccatcatcagTTCTTCCTCCGGAAAATGGCAATGGTGGGATAGGTTTGAAGCTCGACATCAATGGTGGCAAAGGTGTAACCAGCAATGGCGGACTGTCAGTGTCAGTCCCTGCAACACCTTCCCTTCCTCCTGTGATCTCTGGCTGGTATGCTGATGTTTCCTCCCTTAGCCCAG GGGAAGCACGTTTTTATGAGGTGGAGAAGGTTCTGTTCCATGGCAAGTCCAAATACCAAGAGCTTCTCGTGTTTCAG TCAAAGAAGCATGGAAAAGTTGCGATATTGGATGGTAGTCTACAGCTCACAGAGAGGGATGAGTTTGCCTACCAAGAGATGCTCACCCATCTCCCTTTATGCTCAATCCCTCACCCTAAGaag GTTTTGCTTGTTGGAGGTGGGGACGGGGGGATCCTTCGAGAAATATCTCGTCATAACTCAGTCGAGCAGATCGACATATGCGAGATCGACGAGATGATCATCGAT GCTTACAAGAAATTCTTCCCGGACATAGCAGTGGGATACAAGGACCCGAGAGTCCAAGTCTACATCGATAATG GGATTGCATTCCTGAAGAAAATTCCTGAAGGCACATATGATGCCATCATTCTGGATGCATTCGTGGAGATGG GAAAACATGCAGTTGAGCTTGCCGACAATGATGTCCTACGATCAATCGCTAAGGCGCTTCGACCCGGTGGGGTTGTGGCAATCCCGTCTAACAACCCATGGAGCATAGATTCCTCGATGGAGGCGATCATTTTGAAGTGCCAGAACATCTTTGGAGGATCCGTCAACTATGCTTGGACCACAGTTCCATCGTATAATAA CGGGACGATGGGCTTCCTGCTCTGTTCCACAAAGGGACCTAAAGTGGACTTCAAGAACCCCATAAACCCCCTGAATCCTAACCACTTTGGAGTGGCCGAAGGACCTTCCAAGTTCTACAACTCTGAG ATTCACGCTGCTGCATTCTGCCTGCCATCGTTTGCCAAGATAGCAACCGGCTCCGAAGTTGCCTGA
- the LOC116189533 gene encoding probable inactive receptor kinase At2g26730, with protein MAQLRFFRVFSVLSILLFLPAAAYAVDEGTRKSLVQFMNKLAPQREPGWGWNLSSDPCADLWKGVTCSSPSQTVKKIVLEGLELSGILDCDSLCSVKTISVLSLNDNNVSAVIPEEIAKCKRLTHLYLRSNKFSGKLPKGLSRLNNLKRLDLSGNDFTGELPDLARISGMLSFLAQDNRLEGGLPEFDFANFDEFNVSNNELVGPIPDVQGRFGVASFSGNPGLCGTPLPNVCPPAAPPKKKGGFSLKRFLVYSGYILLGLLIIVLLVAFKLSRRAKRKEDCRKNVKSGTASEVSNSRSNNKSNRTSNSSTINTRGNRSEYSITSMESGMTSSSLVVMDNRLVKKGLRFEDLLRAPAELLGRGKHGSLYKVMLGDRLLLAVKRVRDWRISKEEFRSRMEKIDRAKHPKVLPALALYCSNEEKLLVYEYQPSGSLFTLLHGNRDSQTFDWGSRLSVAVSIAEALAVMHESLLVDGIAHGNLKSTNILFDRDMELWISEYGLMPVDDQDPAYTPNNRNSSGRSGIFSADIFGFGVILLELLTGKMVQNNGYDLATWVQSAVREEWTVEVFDPTLTSEGASEERMVNLLQVALKCINPSAEERPSMSLVAAMVSKIKEDDERSLTWSEA; from the exons ATGGCTCAGTTGCGCTTTTTCCGGGTATTCTCCGTGCTCTCTATCCTCCTCTTCCTACCGGCAGCAGCATATGCAGTGGATGAAGGGACCAGGAAGTCACTGGTTCAATTCATGAACAAACTTGCCCCACAGAGAGAGCCTGGCTGGGGATGGAACTTGTCTTCTGACCCGTGTGCTGATCTGTGGAAGGGCGTGACCTGCAGTTCTCCATCTCAGACAGTCAAAAAGATCGTTCTCGAAGGCCTGGAGCTTTCGGGAATTCTCGACTGTGATTCCCTCTGCTCAGTGAAAACTATCAGCGTTCTGAGCCTCAATGACAACAATGTGAGCGCAGTCATACCAGAAGAAATAGCAAAATGCAAGCGCTTGACTCACTTGTACCTGAGGAGCAACAAGTTTTCTGGCAAGCTTCCGAAGGGCCTTTCGAGGCTGAATAACCTGAAAAGGCTTGATCTTTCTGGTAACGACTTCACTGGGGAATTGCCAGATTTGGCTAGAATTTCTGGGATGCTCTCGTTCCTGGCTCAGGACAATCGCCTTGAAGGAGGACTGCCGGAATTCGACTTTGCAAACTTTGACGAATTCAACGTCTCCAACAATGAGTTGGTTGGCCCAATTCCTGATGTCCAGGGCCGGTTTGGGGTAGCCAGCTTCTCGGGGAATCCCGGGCTGTGTGGGACTCCGCTCCCAAATGTGTGTCCCCCAGCCGCACCACCGAAGAAGAAAGGCGGGTTTTCGTTGAAACGGTTTCTTGTCTATTCTGGTTACATACTTCTTGGCCTGTTGATCATTGTCCTCCTGGTGGCCTTCAAATTGTCCCGTAGAGCCAAGAGGAAAGAAGACTGTCGCAAGAATGTGAAATCAGGAACGGCATCGGAAGTTAGCAATAGCAGAAGCAATAACAAGTCGAACCGTACTAGTAATTCCAGCACGATAAACACCCGAGGAAACAGATCTGAGTATTCCATAACATCGATGGAGAGTGGAATGACTTCATCTTCGCTTGTGGTTATGGATAACCGGTTGGTTAAAAAGGGTCTGAGGTTCGAGGACTTGCTGAGGGCCCCGGCGGAGCTGCTTGGGAGAGGAAAGCATGGGAGCCTCTACAAAGTCATGCTCGGCGACAGGCTGCTCCTGGCGGTGAAGAGGGTTAGGGATTGGAGGATCTCAAAAGAGGAGTTCAGGAGTAGGATGGAGAAGATTGATCGGGCGAAGCACCCTAAGGTTTTGCCAGCACTCGCGCTTTATTGCTCAAATGAGGAGAAGCTCTTGGTTTATGAGTATCAACCGAGCGGGAGTCTCTTCACCCTTCTTCACG GGAACCGAGACAGCCAAACTTTCGATTGGGGAAGCAGGCTCAGTGTTGCAGTTAGCATTGCAGAGGCCCTTGCTGTCATGCACGAGTCGCTTCTCGTGGATGGTATAGCTCACGGGAACCTGAAATCCACAAACATCCTCTTCGATCGGGACATGGAGCTGTGGATAAGCGAATACGGCTTAATGCCCGTGGACGATCAAGACCCCGCGTATACTCCTAATAACCGGAATTCCAGTGGCAGGAGTGGCATTTTTAGTGCTGACATCTTCGGCTTTGGAGTGATTCTTCTCGAGCTGCTAACGGGGAAGATGGTCCAAAACAACGGGTACGACCTGGCAACTTGGGTCCAGTCGGCGGTCCGAGAGGAGTGGACCGTGGAAGTCTTTGATCCGACCCTGACCTCAGAAGGAGCCAGCGAGGAAAGGATGGTAAACCTGTTACAGGTTGCTCTCAAGTGCATTAATCCCTCTGCCGAGGAAAGGCCGAGCATGAGCCTGGTCGCGGCTATGGTGAGCAAGATCAAAGAGGACGACGAAAGATCCCTGACATGGTCCGAAGCTTGA
- the LOC116188992 gene encoding aldehyde dehydrogenase family 2 member B7, mitochondrial-like yields MSSLYILSCLHWQTLHEPIGIVGQIIPQNFPLSLFAWKVGPALARGNTVILKSAEQTTLTALYAAKLLHEPLRAIWRRTRIAAFLHRIN; encoded by the exons ATGAGCAGTCTTTACATTCTGAGTTGCCTTCACTGGCAG ACCCTTCACGAACCTATTGGCATCGTTGGCCAGATCATCCCGCAGAACTTTCCCCTCAGCCTATTCGCTTGGAAGGTGGGGCCAGCGCTAGCTCGGGGGAATACAGTCATCCTAAAGAGTGCAGAGCAGACCACCTTGACTGCTCTCTATGCTGCTAAACTTCTACATGAG CCCTTGCGAGCCATATGGAGGCGGACAAG GATTGCAGCTTTCCTTCACAGGATCAACTGA
- the LOC116187351 gene encoding RING-H2 finger protein ATL64-like encodes MTVSFNMVMEIVLSLALLFAGIAVLVVIHIYVVGRAFRDNRYPNGRARSFVQGIGPTPPRISIEDLQKLPQFTCKSASPAVECTVCLESFRPGDSCRLLPNCTHSFHSHCIDSWLLKTPVCPICRAAINPPPSCQALENEEGGEDRASPTDVHVELT; translated from the coding sequence ATGACAGTCTCATTTAACATGGTAATGGAAATTGTCCTGTCCCTGGCCCTGCTCTTCGCGGGGATAGCTGTGCTGGTGGTGATCCACATCTACGTGGTCGGAAGGGCATTCCGGGACAACAGGTACCCGAATGGCCGAGCCAGAAGCTTtgtccagggaattggtccgACGCCTCCGAGAATATCCATCGAAGACCTGCAGAAGCTTCCTCAGTTCACTTGCAAGTCGGCCTCGCCCGCAGTCGAATGCACTGTATGCTTGGAGAGCTTCCGGCCCGGGGACAGTTGCAGGCTGCTGCCCAACTGCACGCACAGCTTCCACTCCCACTGCATCGACTCGTGGCTTCTGAAGACTCCCGTATGCCCAATCTGCAGGGCCGCCATTAATCCTCCGCCTAGCTGCCAAGCTCTCGAGAACGAGGAGGGAGGAGAAGACAGAGCATCTCCAACAGATGTTCATGTCGAGTTGACATAG
- the LOC116189534 gene encoding ubiquitin-conjugating enzyme E2-23 kDa-like codes for MSSPSKRREMDVMKLMMSDYNVETINDGLNEFNVEFHGPKESLYEGGVWKIRVELPESYPYKSPSIGFINKIYHPNVDEMSGSVCLDVINQSWSPMFDLLNVFEVFLPQLLLYPNPSDPLNGDAASLMMKDKKQYDLKVKEYCEKYAKKEHITNQAEEDSDDEEISSKGSESSDDEIPGHVDP; via the exons ATGTCGTCTCCAAGCAAGAGAAGAGAAATGGATGTTATGAAGTT GATGATGAGTGACTACAATGTGGAGACAATCAATGATGGGCTCAATGAGTTCAACGTGGAATTCCATGGACCGAAAGAAA GCCTGTATGAAGGTGGGGTCTGGAAGATCCGTGTCGAGCTCCCAGAATCATATCCCTATAAGTCTCCTTCGATTGGGTTCATCAACAAGATATATCACCCAAATGTTGACGAGAT GTCTGGATCTGTCTGCTTAGATGTCATCAACCAATCATGGAGTCCTATGTTTG ATCTTTTAAATGTTTTTGAAGTTTTCCTTCCCCAGCTTTTGCTGTATCCGAATCCATCAGACCCACTTAATGGTGATGCCGCTTCCTTGATGATGAAAGACAAGAAGCAGTATGATTTAAAAGTGAAAG AGTACTGCGAAAAATATGCAAAGAAGGAGCACATCACCAATCAAGCAGAGGAAGATAGTGATGATGAGGAGATCAGCAGTAAAGGGAGTGAATCGAGTGATGATGAGATACCAGGGCACGTGGATCCGTGA
- the LOC116187613 gene encoding protein NUCLEAR FUSION DEFECTIVE 2: MMKLLCLTLFTVVCFSFSIVPSVCRVTNAAADQGLKPSSSPFEAALVTLQKQIGYTFEDIGLLRRAMTHSSFSEENNRALSILGSNIIDASVSFQSLRKNIEMSPKDLTRRIAEISKVESSCAVDGTRLGLQKIIRVSSKTDPTNPSIICGALRAIFGAAAIDKGECDGAGALFWKVHVGGDGEVGGAALDL; this comes from the exons atgatgaagctCCTCTGCTTGACTCTCTTCACCGTCGTCTGCTTCTCCTTCTCCATCGTCCCATCAGTCTGCAGg GTAACAAATGCGGCAGCGGATCAGGGGCTCAAACCCTCATCATCTCCCTTTGAGGCAGCCCTTGTAACCCTTCAGAAACAGATCGG TTACACGTTCGAGGACATCGGCCTCCTCCGCCGCGCAATGACTCACTCCTCGTTCTCCGAGGAGAACAACAGGGCGCTGAGCATCCTCGGTTCAAACATCATCGACGCGTCGGTCTCTTTCCAGTCGCTCCGTAAGAATATCGAGATGTCCCCAAAAGACCTGACTCGACGCATCGCAGAGATCTCCAAGGTGGAGTCATCGTGCGCGGTCGATGGGACGCGGTTGGGGCTGCAGAAGATTATCAGGGTATCTTCCAAGACTGACCCCACGAACCCATCAATCATCTGCGGGGCCTTGAGAGCTATTTTTGGGGCCGCTGCGATTGATAAGGGGGAATGCGACGGTGCTGGGGCTCTGTTCTGGAAAGTTCATGTTGGTGGTGATGGTGAAGTTGGTGGAGCAGCTCTTGATCTGTGA
- the LOC116189020 gene encoding uncharacterized protein LOC116189020: protein MPGPGAHLMYGMGSGVALTTVSNGRFTPHHTLTYTINTFFGPDTGSFSEWLGSVLADLGLGSGSLGSFLANAVHHPFYYVLILGLPLCVLYSWASKVLIQKGVLDSVSGVPLTKWQSFLLVAAGSLSHFFLDHLFEENGQSSTYLWILSTGWWKTRAPINPDAVIVTGFLCICLICGFVYINRVKSHNSIRRKSYQSTKLILVIASLYCLWCVTQIYWVDPRRPAVGEEADLGVLVFLATYFFLPHGLCILSMNAKVMESELPL, encoded by the exons ATGCCGGGACCAGGGGCTCACCTGATGTACGGTATGGGGTCCGGGGTGGCCCTGACCACCGTCTCCAACGGCCGCTTCACCCCACACCACACCCTCACCTACACCATCAACACCTTCTTCGGCCCGGACACGGGGTCCTTCTCCGAGTGGCTAGGGTCCGTTCTCGCAGACCTTGGCCTCGGCTCCGGCTCCCTCGGCTCCTTCCTCGCCAATGCCGTCCACCACCCCTTCTACTACGTGCTGATTCTTGGGCTGCCCCTGTGCGTGCTCTACTCTTGGGCCTCCAAGGTTTTGATCCAAAAGGGTGTCCTTGATTCTGTCTCTGGG GTTCCTCTCACTAAATGGCAAAGCTTCTTGCTGGTGGCGGCTGGTTCTTTATCCCACTTCTTCCTGGATCACCTGTTTGAG GAAAATGGGCAATCCTCCACGTATTTATGGATTTTAAGCACTGGTTGGTGGAAAACTCGAGCTCCCATCAACCCTGATGCTGTCATAGTAACCGGCTTCTTATGCATTTGCCTAATTTGCGGTTTTGTTTACATAAATAG AGTGAAGTCGCACAACTCCATCAGAAGAAAGTCATATCAGTCAACTAAACTCATTTTAGTCATCGCGAGTCTCTATTGTTTATGGTGTGTGACTCAGATATATTGGGTCGACCCTCGAAGACCCGCTGTCGGGGAAGAGGCCGATCTTGGGGTTCTCGTGTTTTTAGCCACTTATTTCTTCCTGCCTCATGGTTTGTGTATACTCTCCATGAACGCAAAAGTTATGGAATCTGAGCTTCCCCTGTAG
- the LOC116187612 gene encoding RNA-dependent RNA polymerase 2: MDATEAAAERPTLRITNIPQTITASDLLTYLESQLGAGSVFALEIVTDHRNWKPRGFGRVQFSTLELKSKAQSLPLSLKSRTFELSDTFDDIIPRPALAHHRVEDSSVVHVGFMVEDDRICELETWKDVRVWVMPERRRVEFWVGKDEDGVWKYKVEIMFEDVLESVGCCLGSEKLNALLLKFKHGPRIYERISGPDVASKFKPDRYHICREDFDFLWVRTMDFTCSKSIGQSNTFCWEIRDGLPASEIFSSFPYYKEELLDLVLDEGEDFHSSSETVPLMDCDEGPKLDYEIVYQLNVLIHTQKISLAAAYELIDTLLPLDVDTTILVLQKLHRLTLTCFNPVSLVKTQLHLLRRNQKSSQSSSHKRLSDRVMNCHRALITPSKIYCLGPELESSNYVVKHFAEYASDFLRVSFVEEDWSKLPPNTISASINNGIFAKPFRTRLYHRILTILREGIVIGGKRFQFLAFSASQLRSNSVWMFASNDNVTAEQIREWMGCFKKIRSVSKCAARMGQLFSSSFQTLSVPVQDVEIIPDVEVNKDGVDYCFSDGIGKISLAFARQVAQKCGLGDTPSAFQIRYGGYKGVIAVDRDSFRKLSLRASMRKFESENTMLNVTKWSEAMPCYLNREIISLLSTLGVEDEVFLEMQQKQLLVLAKMLTDKEAALKVLESLSGIDRRNILVKMLLIGYEPSTEPYLLMMLKAHHETQLADLRSRCRIHVPGGRILIGCLDETGLLEYGQVYVRLTLTKEEQDRGEHKFFKKIDDMTSVVLGKVVVTKNPCLHPGDIRVLEAVYKVELEEKGLMDCIVFPQKGERPHPNECSGGDLDGDLFFVSWEEDLVPTHIETPMDYTARRLRIMDHDVTPEEIYKFFINYMINDTLGAISTAHLVHADREPEKARSEKCLELANLHSMAVDFAKTGAPAEMPRSLRPREYPDFMERFDKPMYTSVGVFGKLYRATLDSKPDKSNFLWSCQVAEASYDTDLEVDGFRDFLGAADRHRETYAEKLSALMHFYGTKSEDEILTGNLRNRAMYLQRDNRKFGDMKDRMQLSVKNLHNEAKGWFENSCKPNERQKLASAWYHVTYHPSYCREDFNFLSFPWIVGDLLLNIKGENQRKS; encoded by the exons ATGGACGCGACGGAGGCAGCGGCGGAGCGGCCGACCCTACGGATAACGAACATTCCGCAGACGATTACGGCCTCGGACCTCCTGACCTATCTCGAGTCCCAGCTCGGCGCGGGCTCCGTTTTCGCCCTCGAGATCGTCACCGACCACCGGAACTGGAAGCCCCGGGGCTTCGGCCGCGTGCAGTTCTCCACCCTCGAGCTCAAGTCCAAAGCCCAGTCCCTGCCCCTGAGCCTGAAATCCCGGACCTTCGAGCTCTCGGACACCTTCGATGACATCATCCCGAGGCCGGCCCTCGCCCACCACCGCGTGGAGGACAGCAGCGTCGTCCACGTGGGGTTCATGGTGGAGGACGATCGGATTTGCGAGCTCGAGACCTGGAAGGATGTTAGGGTTTGGGTGATGCCGGAGAGGAGGAGGGTTGAGTTTTGGGTCGGGAAGGATGAGGACGGGGTTTGGAAGTACAAGGTCGAGATCATGTTCGAGGATGTCTTGGAGAGTGTTGGGTGCTGTCTGGGCAGCGAGAAGCTCAATGCTCTGCTCCTGAAG TTTAAACATGGGCCGAGAATTTACGAGAGGATCTCTGGACCGGATGTGGCATCGAAATTCAAACCAGACCGGTACCACATCTGCAGAGAGGATTTCGATTTTCTCTGGGTTCGAACGATGGACTTTACTTGTTCCAAGTCAATCGGGCAGTCAAATACCTTTTGCTGGGAGATCAGGGATGGACTACCGGCTTCGGAGATTTTCTCGAGCTTTCCGTACTACAAAGAAGAATTGTTGGATCTTGTCCTAGACGAGGGGGAGGATTTCCACTCCTCATCTGAGACAGTTCCTCTCATGGATTGTGATGAAGGCCCGAAATTAGATTACGAGATAGTTTATCAGCTCAACGTTCTCATCCATACTCAGAAGATTAGTCTAGCAGCTGCTTATGAGCTAATTGATACCCTTCTCCCATTAGATGTCGATACCACCATTTTGGTTCTTCAGAAGCTTCACCGTCTGACGCTCACCTGTTTCAACCCTGTCTCATTGGTGAAGACTCAGTTGCATCTCCTCAGAAGGAACCAGAAAAGCTCGCAGTCATCATCTCACAAAAGGTTAAGTGATCGCGTTATGAACTGCCACAGGGCTCTGATTACTCCGTCAAAGATATATTGCCTTGGGCCTGAACTCGAGTCTTCAAACTATGTGGTGAAGCACTTTGCAGAATATGCTTCTGATTTCCTGAGAGTTTCTTTCGTCGAGGAAGATTGGAGCAAACTTCCTCCTAACACCATTTCTGCGAGCATTAATAATGGTATATTTGCGAAACCATTTAGGACCAGACTATACCACCGGATACTGACTATTCTTCGGGAAGGGATTGTGATCGGAGGGAAAAGGTTTCAGTTCCTGGCTTTCTCAGCCAGTCAACTCAGGTCAAATTCCGTTTGGATGTTTGCTTCCAATGATAATGTGACTGCTGAGCAGATCAGAGAGTGGATGGGCTGCTTTAAGAAGATTCGGAGTGTCTCCAAATGTGCTGCTAGAATGGGTCAACTGTTCAGTTCTTCGTTCCAAACCCTCAGCGTCCCCGTTCAAGATGTTGAGATCATCCCTGATGTTGAAGTCAACAAAGACGGAGTTGACTATTGCTTTTCTGATGGGATTGGAAAGATATCTCTAGCATTTGCCCGGCAAGTTGCTCAGAAGTGCGGGTTAGGTGATACCCCTTCAGCATTTCAGATTCGATATGGGGGCTACAAGGGTGTGATTGCTGTAGATCGTGACTCTTTCAGGAAACTGTCTCTTCGTGCGAGTATGCGCAAGTTTGAATCTGAGAACACCATGCTCAATGTTACCAAGTGGAGCGAGGCGATGCCCTGTTACTTGAATAGGGAGATCATTTCTCTTCTCTCGACCTTAGGAGTTGAGGACGAAGTGTTCTTGGAAATGCAGCAGAAACAGTTGCTTGTGCTAGCAAAAATGCTGACTGACAAGGAGGCAGCTTTGAAGGTCTTGGAGAGTTTAAGTGGCATAGATCGAAGAAACATATTGGTGAAGATGTTGCTTATTGGGTACGAGCCGAGTACCGAGCCTTACCTCTTAATGATGCTTAAAGCACATCATGAGACACAGTTGGCTGATCTGAGAAGTAGATGCCGAATTCATGTCCCAGGTGGTCGGATCCTAATTGGCTGTTTGGATGAGACTGGTCTGCTAGAATATGGCCAAGTCTATGTCCGACTTACCCTCACAAAAGAAGAGCAAGATAGAGGTGAACATaagtttttcaagaaaatcgACGACATGACCTCTGTAGTCCTTGGGAAGGTTGTAGTAACAAAGAATCCCTGTCTTCACCCTGGAGATATCAGAGTGCTCGAGGCTGTGTACAAAGTGGAGTTAGAGGAGAAGGGTTTGATGGACTGCATCGTCTTTCCCCAGAAAGGAGAAAG GCCTCATCCAAATGAATGTTCTGGTGGTGATCTTGATGGAGACTTATTTTTTGTAAGTTGGGAGGAGGACCTTGTCCCGACTCATATTGAGACTCCCATGGACTACACTGCAAGGAGACTGCGTATAATGGATCACGATGTGACCCCAGAG GAAATTTACAAGTTCTTCATAAATTACATGATCAATGACACTCTTGGTGCTATCTCCACTGCACATTTGGTTCATGCTGACCGCGAACCTGAGAAAGCCCGGAGCGAGAAATGTCTAGAACTTGCAAACCTGCATTCCATGGCTGTGGACTTTGCCAAGACTGGGGCACCGGCTGAGATGCCTAGGAGTCTGAGGCCGAGAGAGTACCCAGATTTCATGGAGAGGTTTGACAAGCCCATGTACACCTCTGTTGGAGTCTTTGGGAAACTCTACCGGGCCACCCTCGACTCCAAGCCCGATAAGTCGAACTTTCTTTGGTCCTGCCAAGTTGCCGAGGCAAGTTACGACACTGATCTTGAGGTTGACGGGTTTAGGGACTTCCTAGGGGCAGCAGATCGTCACAGGGAAACGTATGCAGAGAAACTAAGTGCCCTGATGCACTTTTACGGCACGAAGAGTGAGGACGAAATCTTGACGGGCAATTTGCGCAACCGAGCAATGTATCTTCAACGAGATAACCGTAAGTTCGGGGACATGAAGGATCGGATGCAGCTGTCCGTGAAGAACCTACATAATGAAGCCAAAGGATGGTTCGAGAACAGCTGCAAGCCAAACGAGAGACAGAAATTGGCCTCGGCGTGGTACCATGTAACTTATCATCCGTCCTATTGTCGGGAAGACTTCAACTTCCTGAGCTTCCCATGGATTGTAGGTGACCTCTTGCTTAATATCAAGGGTGAGAATCAAAGAAAGAGTTAA
- the LOC116188991 gene encoding aldehyde dehydrogenase family 2 member B7, mitochondrial-like: MPIAQDEIFGPVQTILKFKDLDEVTRRANPTLYVLAAGVFTGSVDTTNTLTRVLRVGTVWVNCYDVFDDAIPFGGYKMSGIGWEKGIYSLNAYLQVKAIITPLSNPAWL; encoded by the exons ATGCCGATAGCTCAGGATGAGATCTTCGGCCCAGTCCAAACTATCTTGAAATTCAA GGACCTCGATGAAGTGACACGGAGGGCGAATCCCACGCTGTATGTGTTAGCAGCGGGGGTCTTCACAGGGAGTGTGGACACCACGAACACGCTGACACGAGTCCTGAGAGTCGGGACAGTTTGGGTGAACTGCTATGACGTGTTTGATGATGCGATCCCATTTGGAGGGTACAAGATGAGCGGGATCGGGTGGGAGAAGGGGATCTATAGCCTCAACGCATACTTGCAGGTGAAGGCCATCATCACTCCGTTGAGCAACCCTGCCTGGTTATGA